The Anaerolineales bacterium genome has a segment encoding these proteins:
- a CDS encoding aminotransferase DegT, which translates to MINIAKPQLGEEEKKAVLEVLDSGMIAQGPRVKAFEEEFAKMCGVKHAIATTSGTTALHTALLALGIHNGDEVITTPFTFIASANSILYTGGRPVFVDIDPVSFNINPKLIEAAITERTKAIMPVHLFGLSCDMDPIMTIAKKYGLIVIEDACQSHGALYKGKRVGSFGCGAFSFYPTKNMTSAEGGMITTDDDSTDEHCRVIRQHGMRRRYYHDELGFNFRMTDIHAAIGFEQLKKLEANNKRRQANASYLSANLKGIITPVIPQDYEHVFHQYTIRVPGGKRDKLRSWLQEAGIGSEVYYPVPVHKQSFYAGDLCYQGSYPEAERAANEVLSIPVHPALTQDDLNTIVNSVNQFMILN; encoded by the coding sequence ATGATAAATATTGCCAAACCGCAGCTGGGTGAAGAAGAAAAGAAGGCCGTCCTTGAAGTGCTTGATTCAGGGATGATAGCTCAAGGGCCCCGGGTGAAAGCTTTTGAAGAGGAATTTGCTAAGATGTGTGGTGTGAAGCATGCCATTGCAACCACTTCAGGAACTACTGCATTGCATACTGCTTTATTAGCTCTAGGGATACATAACGGCGACGAAGTTATCACAACCCCATTCACTTTCATTGCTTCGGCGAATAGTATACTTTATACAGGCGGACGCCCAGTGTTCGTTGATATCGACCCGGTCAGCTTTAACATCAATCCAAAATTAATCGAGGCTGCAATCACAGAACGTACAAAAGCGATCATGCCTGTCCATCTGTTTGGCTTGAGTTGCGACATGGATCCCATCATGACAATTGCTAAAAAATATGGATTGATTGTTATCGAGGATGCCTGCCAGAGCCATGGAGCCTTATATAAAGGCAAACGAGTGGGATCATTTGGATGCGGTGCATTTTCTTTCTATCCCACTAAAAATATGACTTCTGCTGAAGGTGGGATGATCACCACCGATGACGATTCGACTGACGAACATTGCCGGGTTATCCGCCAACATGGCATGCGCAGACGTTATTATCATGATGAGTTAGGCTTTAATTTCCGCATGACGGACATACATGCCGCGATTGGCTTCGAACAACTAAAGAAACTTGAGGCAAATAATAAACGGAGACAGGCAAACGCCAGCTACTTAAGCGCAAATTTAAAAGGCATCATTACACCGGTCATACCTCAAGATTATGAGCATGTATTTCATCAATACACGATTCGGGTTCCAGGTGGTAAGCGTGATAAATTAAGGTCTTGGTTGCAAGAAGCTGGCATTGGCTCCGAAGTATATTACCCAGTGCCAGTGCACAAGCAAAGTTTTTATGCGGGGGATTTGTGTTACCAAGGCTCTTATCCAGAGGCGGAGCGGGCAGCAAACGAAGTATTATCCATACCAGTCCACCCAGCACTGACCCAGGACGATCTGAACACGATCGTCAACAGTGTCAATCAATTCATGATTCTGAACTAG
- a CDS encoding oxidoreductase, whose product MKRLKVGVIGLGRMGQHHCRVYANSKEVDFKGVFDTNSSATRDLSERYDVPGFQRIEDLLEQIDAVSIVTPTPTHFDIAMQCLEKNVNILIEKPVTDDLDSAQLLMDAAEMNGLVVQVGHIERFNPTYIELKKVLESLKVIAINFRRLSPYRVSNKDVDVVFDLMVHDLDLSNDLTEKEPISINAQGLMPFSNSLDHVVAQLFYNNGPLITLTASRVTEQKIRSVDITTGDAYVEADFMNKSISIHRCSTAEFSDKNRNGVSYYQESLIERILVPNAEPLSLEIKNFVDCINQGCSPRPSVKDGINAIRLAKQICFLVHEQNQQYNQLNDLSFVNDGEIIDAYQNPSNR is encoded by the coding sequence GTGAAGCGTCTAAAGGTAGGTGTAATTGGGTTGGGTAGAATGGGCCAGCATCATTGCCGGGTATATGCGAATTCGAAAGAAGTCGATTTTAAGGGCGTTTTTGACACTAATTCTTCTGCAACTAGAGATTTATCCGAAAGGTATGATGTTCCTGGGTTCCAACGAATTGAAGATTTACTTGAACAGATTGATGCAGTGAGTATTGTCACACCTACACCAACACACTTCGATATTGCGATGCAATGTTTGGAGAAGAATGTCAATATATTAATTGAAAAACCGGTGACTGATGACCTTGATAGCGCTCAACTGCTTATGGATGCTGCCGAAATGAACGGCTTGGTCGTTCAGGTTGGGCACATTGAACGGTTTAATCCGACCTATATTGAACTGAAAAAAGTACTGGAAAGTTTGAAGGTGATTGCTATCAATTTTCGGCGTCTGAGCCCCTACAGGGTCAGCAACAAAGATGTCGATGTTGTATTTGACCTGATGGTCCATGATCTTGATTTGAGCAATGATCTCACAGAGAAAGAACCAATTTCAATTAATGCCCAGGGCTTGATGCCATTCAGCAATAGCCTAGATCATGTGGTAGCGCAATTATTTTACAACAATGGCCCACTGATCACCCTAACTGCATCGAGGGTGACAGAACAAAAGATAAGATCTGTGGATATTACAACTGGGGATGCGTATGTTGAAGCAGATTTTATGAACAAAAGCATATCTATTCACCGCTGTTCTACAGCGGAGTTTTCGGATAAGAACCGCAATGGAGTGAGTTATTACCAGGAAAGCTTGATAGAACGCATCCTGGTTCCCAATGCTGAGCCTCTGTCATTAGAGATCAAGAATTTTGTCGATTGTATAAACCAGGGGTGTTCGCCAAGACCTTCGGTTAAAGATGGTATTAATGCTATCCGCTTGGCAAAACAAATCTGTTTTTTAGTACACGAGCAGAACCAGCAGTACAACCAACTTAATGATTTATCGTTCGTAAATGATGGAGAGATCATTGATGCCTATCAGAATCCATCCAACCGCTGA
- a CDS encoding N-acetyltransferase, producing MMERSLMPIRIHPTADVSPKAIIGDSTSIWHHAQIREDARIGQNCIIGKGVYIDAGVQMGNNVKIQNYVSVYHGVTIDDGVFIGPHVCFTNDLRPRAINPNGSLKAADDWILTKTHIRKGAALGANSTIRCGITIGAWSMIGSGSVVTKDIPDYGLARGNPARLCGFVCPCSNRLEKVTHNYNEVSTICPKCGQKVNIPLTDWENVK from the coding sequence ATGATGGAGAGATCATTGATGCCTATCAGAATCCATCCAACCGCTGATGTATCTCCGAAAGCGATAATTGGTGACTCGACAAGCATATGGCACCATGCCCAGATACGGGAAGATGCCAGGATCGGTCAGAATTGCATTATTGGAAAGGGAGTTTATATTGACGCAGGCGTACAGATGGGAAATAATGTCAAAATTCAAAATTATGTGTCTGTATATCACGGCGTCACCATCGATGATGGGGTTTTTATTGGTCCTCATGTCTGTTTCACTAATGATCTCAGGCCACGTGCGATTAATCCAAATGGTTCATTGAAAGCTGCCGATGATTGGATCCTAACTAAGACCCATATCCGGAAAGGTGCAGCATTGGGAGCCAATTCCACCATTCGCTGCGGGATTACTATCGGAGCATGGTCAATGATTGGTTCGGGCAGTGTAGTGACAAAAGATATCCCTGATTACGGTCTCGCTCGCGGAAATCCGGCTAGACTTTGTGGATTTGTTTGCCCCTGCAGCAACCGGCTCGAAAAAGTCACACATAATTACAATGAAGTGAGCACCATTTGTCCAAAGTGTGGGCAGAAGGTAAATATTCCCCTTACAGATTGGGAGAACGTCAAATGA